Below is a window of Dromiciops gliroides isolate mDroGli1 chromosome 5, mDroGli1.pri, whole genome shotgun sequence DNA.
CTCATCTCCTCACTTGTTTCCTCATCATTTATCGTTTGTCTTCTATTAACTACTTATTTCTTCCCCCCTCTAATTTTCATTCCTATTcctctcttatttttctctctcctcctgaagctctattttttctagctcccaCTTTTCTATCCTCCATCTTTTACTtgtttctccatctttctccctCAACTGTCTCATTCTCTGCTCAcccctctccttttcctgattttcctctgggactgctccttctctttttcccaaagaacgCTACAGCTGCCCAGTCCTCTTTGCCTCTCCAGGCTCAGTTTCCCTCGATAGAGGTTCTTTACTGAGCTGAAAGATTCCGCAAGGAGAGACCGCTGAGGAGCCCGAGGAGTAGAATGAAACAGAATCTTGCCCTCATTCCCCCCTGCCCATTTTCCCCCATCCCGGACCCCAGGGAGGATATGGATTTCCAGATTACAGCCGTGAAGTGCGGGATCCAGAAGACCTCAAGCCCAGCTggctgcctgcctcagtctcaTTGGGTCTCACCGAGCAATCCATGCCCGAGGCAGAGGCCTCAGGTATCCTAAAGAAACCTCCCTCCCCAATCTACTCTTTCGGTCCCGCCCCGCCTTTCACCTCCCTCAGTCCCCCCTCCGCCAGCCAGTGCGTGCCAAGGCTGTGGTTCCAGAATGTGAGGAGAGGGCTTGTTTGCCCAActtccgccgccgccgcccgggTTGTTTGCAGAGCTTAGAGCAGCGCTGCGCCGCCTCGGCCGCCCAATTAGGATTCATTCATTATTCAGCATCCTAGCCTCGCACCCTCCCGACGCCGCCCGCTTCCTACCTCCTCCTGCTACTTCaatgtttccttccagctctaactagCCCTTCCTGAACTCCCACCCCCAGTTCCTGGAAACTTCAGACCTTCTCTAACGGGGGAGAAAAGGTTAGATTGAGTCAATTTGGGAGCGTAGGGAATTAGAGGTTTAGATTCTAAGCAATGGCTGCGGTGGGAGGGGGGAAATAATAGGTGGGACTAGAAAATCCAAGGAGTAGCAGCGTTTTTTCTTCTAGCCATCCTTGTACGCAAGGTCGGAGAAAGAGAGTAGGTCCAATCTGCCCCTTGTCTGTATTCCTCCGGCAGAGCAGGGGAGCCTCAGCAGGCAATTCGGGGCTGCGTGGGCCAGTTCTACTGCTGGCCCATAGTAGTGAAGGGAGGGGGGAGTCAGGGTCTGCTCTTCCCCCGGCTCCTTACCCTCCAGCATTTTCATCAAGGTGAAATCAGGCTAAAATGAACAGCAAAGGCATCCTTAAAGGGGAAAGGAAGTCATAAAAAGAGCACCACGAAGCAGGGAGGCGTGTGAAAAGGTTAGAGGCATCAGCTTTGCCCTGGTGGCTGGGGCTAGAGACGGGCGGCTGAAGGGCATTTATAGgctggatcaatcaatcaacgagcatttgttaagcatttgaTACGAAGGGATGGGGTGTACAACATGTGCAcgtataagtaaatacaaagataCATAGATAAGGTAATTATGCAAGGTAATCTCAGGAAGGATTTAGTGCcttttcacttattcattctGGAATAATGCTCCTCATCTCACCCTTTtgcttcaaaactcagctcaaatgccatctaCCACACGAAGCCTTGTATGattatctcccctcccccttatccaTTCCTCTCTACCCCCTAAAATTATCTTGtgcttactttatttttgtatatactgTACTTACATAGAGGAGTTGGACTGGAGCACATCCCATGGAGCATATGCTCTAGCCCCTTCATAGAGGAAAAGGGGATCAGCTTTCTGGTTGGTCTGATGGTCCCTGTAagtagagggggaagggagggcggGTAGTGGGAGAGTGTTGCATTGAAAGTGATTGTCAAATGATCCAGAAAGAGCCGCCTACTCAGTAGGttatataaagagagaaaagctATTCTCTTTATTGAGCATGTTGCTGAGGACTGGGGAAGGTTGCTTGGACTTCTGGGGAGGAAAGAGATCAGTAATGGTGACTACAACTCTAGAACATGGCCAGGATAATTTGTGTTTGCCTAGATGAGCCTGATATTGGACCTATTCTGTTTTTTCCCCAACCCAGGTCACAGAATGTGGATTCTGAGAAATGGGTCTCCAGTCTTGGTGGCTACCTAAGAAACTTAAACTTCCTGGCTTCCTCAGTCAGTACTGGGTGCCCATTGGGTTGTGCTTCCTGCAACTACATCACTTCTAGGAGGAAATGGCCACCAACAGGAAGATGCTGCAGCTGAAAGGACTAAGAAAGCCTAAGCCATGCTCTGGCTAGCTGGACCTTATGAGTTACTCAAGCAGGCATGAGTGAGTTGAAAGAAATATTCCACTGTCCTGAAATTCTTTTACCTCCCAGGGGAGTATGCTCAATGTAATGAGttagtattttatgttttacaCATTTGCTAATGCTCACTTAGGAATCTTTTGTATTTTAAGCAGTTCTTTTGTAGTGGAAGAAATAAGTAACTGTCCTATACTTGTTATCTACTTTGTGCATGGAGTACATTTACTAGAGTGGACTTTGTTAGTCTCTTTTGGGGGAGACCCTCACATGAACTCTGTTGTAAAGatggttggggggtgggaggcaTAATAGCAATGAAAGAGTTTGAGAAAAGTTTGATCTTGTGGGTCAGACTCCATCAGGATGGAATCTATGAGTCCAAAACAGTAACTTTTCTGGGAGGGGGCACCAAATCAcaggtaatatatgtacatatattcatgttcatataaatatatagtatccCCTTATTGAATGTGAACTCCTGGAGAGCAGAGGaagtttcatttttgactttatATGTCCAGCACAGTGTAGGGACTCAATAGGTGGTATatgaactgaattttgaaggaggctggggattctgagaggcagaactGAGGAGGACATTCCAGTAGACTGGAAGAGAGGATAGCCTTGAAAAGGCAAGAGAGATGGAATACTGAATGTGAGGACAAGTTTGTAGACCAGTTTAGTAAGACCATCATGGAGTAATAAGCTTGGAAAGGCTGACCGGAACCAGAttgttaagggctttaaatgccaaaaagaggagTTTGTTTTTTGATACCAGAtgcaataagaagccactggagccTTTAGAGCAGGGAAGGCACAAGGTCAAGCccgtgctttaaaaatatcacatTGGCAGCTAGGAAGGGATTGGATTGAAGAGGCTATTGTAATGGTTAAGGTGATGAGAATCTGAACTAGGACTGTGGTCTTATGAGTGAGAAAAGGCCATATTGGAGAGGTATGATagagaaacaagatttggcaattgtcTTGGTGGGTGGGGATGAGGCAGTGAGGAGATGGGGATGTCTCTGAGGTTGTATgcttatgtatatgcatgtatatgtccacacttttttttttaaacatggcagACTCACTTCCTTCTTGATTGGTTGCTCCCTTGAGTCACATTCCTGTCTAGCCTGGCTGGGGTGATGACCCTGATTCACGAGGCACCCATGGGACCTAGTGCAGGTGAAACTCAATGACCTACCTGACACTTCTGCATGCAGCCTGTGCCACAAGGCAGCTTCAGCCCTTCACTGTGGCATCTCTCAGCAAATGGGAAGATTAGTTAAGGGATATTCAAGTTCTCAAATCAGTGGCCTCCAAATATTTTTTATCTCAGACTCCTATCAGTTAAAAAATAATTGAGCATGCACCCAATGTGTATTTCTCAGTGTGCATTTTTTTCAGTAATATAATtttgcattttaaggtttgcaaaggtacttgttatttcatttgatcctctcaaaaaTGTTGTGAAGTAGGGgttagtattatctccatttaaaagagagaaggaactgaggaaataatatatatattatgtacatgaacacacaaaataaacattttaaaggatgaagtaaaaatttttattttgtttagcaTACAAAATCCCTTTGTTCTTGTTAtgatattttgttaaaaataatatttttagtgaGACCAATGTAATTTCAGATgccccattattttttaaagccttaGTTTGGTACTTTGTGATAATGCAATTCAAAGATCTGCTTCCAAGTTCACTTTATTTCAAGACTTGATTTTAATGTCTGtcacagcttaaaaaaaaaaaacaaaactcacaaAATATATGTATCCAAATGGAAGAAGGACCTCATTGTCTGTGCTTACTAAGTCATGATACTTATTTTGTAATTCCAACCACCAATTATGTAAAGGTTTTTGGAAATTTACTAGCCAAATTCCAATCTTCCCTAATTTCAGTCAGTCCTTGCAAACTAATTAAAAGGTGTGTTACATTTGTAGATCTTAAATAAATGGTTTCAAAATTCATGAAAACTCCTCTTTAAGATTTTGAAACAGGTTAGAaaattatgtttctaaattttaaagtgtATAGTTATGAGAGTTTTTCTAAGTGACTCATCATTTTTGGCAACaaatacttagtttttaaatgtcttGCTAACTGATGGCTTTGTTCTAACATTAAATAATAGCTCAATagggcagaggttcttaatctggggtgtGTGAactggttttattgttgtttaatttTGATGTAACtggtttctttgtaatcctataggtttggtgtggtttttttgttttgttttgttttaatgaattTAAAAGCAAGAGTCTGAAAAAGAGCCCATAGGCTTTCCTAGGTTGTCAAAGAAAtccatgataccaaaaaaaaaaaaaagataaaaaaactcCTGACTTAGGTTCACCATTAACAAAAGAGAATGTGAATTCATATTTCAGATAATATTCTCATGATAATCACACAATTTTAGAGCTGACTTCTTGTCAAATCTGATTAGATTATCATTGTGTTGTgttgtggggggtttttgttgttgttttttttttttaccatgtgtCTGGCACGGCCCTCTCTCTAAAAGTGCCAGTTCTGCCGATTTCTTGCCTTTACTTGTGCTTTGCAATATTAGCATGACAATAATTAGTATTCTCTTTCTTTGTGTGAAGCTTTTTCAGCCACTTGTCCATTTTATAAGGGATAGCATGGTGAAAACtagataatataattaataaatccATTTAACTGGGCACACTTAACCCACAATACCGTACAAATGGAACACaatgaaatcaaatgaatgaGTGTGTTGCTGTCAACTGTTCCACCATGTGGaactccttcttttctcttaggATAATTTATTTGCCCTTTGTGGCACATGACTATTTGACATACAGGCTTAGTGAGGacaatcaatcagttaatcaaacatttattaaatacctactatgtgtcaggcataatGCTATAAAAGCACTAATGCCAATCTGTATGTTAATTATTagtaaagaataattttttattttaaaatgaaacttcTAATATTTCCTTCCTACACCCGCATGGTTCATCTTGTACACTCTGATCAGGTGCATTCACAGCACTATGGTGACCACTGTCTTAGATCAAACTAACTAGCTGAGGTAGTGACAGGAAATTGGGGCAGAGAGagtgaggaaagaggaagggagggcagtCAAGACTTGAGGCAGATGGGTGGATGGCCAGAGAAAGCACTGAATGTTTACTTGTCAATTGGTTAGTACAtaactctggggaaaaaaagaagagagttaagagaagggaaggaggaaagcttagggaaagaagaaagctgcaaaggaagagggaagaaggaggaggggaagattaGGTTGGGGGAAGAGCCAGGGAAAGCTAGGTCTAGATGACCTTTGCCCGTCATGTCAATGAGCTGAGATGCACAAAGTCCAACTAGATGAGAGAATTTGTAGAGCTGAAGAGTGACTAGGTTGCTGTTTCTGTGACCTAAGGGAGCTGACTGGTAAGCTGAAGAGAACCTCTCCCCAGATTGCTGAATCTTTTCTCAATGGGCTATATTTTTTGCACTTTTAGTGGAGTGGGGCAGGAAGAGAAAGGCCTCTTACCCCAGAGATTTTTCCAGCCTGTGTTAGGTAGGTCATAATTGAGCCTGAGAGAATGGGTAGCCTGGAATGCAGGTAGGGGAGGGAGAATGAGCCTGAAGGTGGGCAGAGTGGATCTTGGGAATTGTGGCCATGGTGCCACTGTTTTTCAAGGCTTTGTCAATGGAAAAACTTCTTTGTCCTTCAGAGAAGCCCCAGCTCCTAGAAAGAACCTTTTCTTGCTACCCCCAGTCTGGCGAGACTTGAAGTGAAAGCTGCCAAAGCCCAGAGAATGTTGGTTAGCCTTGTGACTCAGTCTGAAGCTGCTAGGCTGGGTCTAGAATGTGAGGAAATATCGGAAGCTGTGGGGGAGGAAGAGCATGTATGATGAGAGCAGCCATAGACTCTGGCTATGAGCTGGGGCTTTTAAAGGTATTTAGAATTTTAGAGAAGTCACTGAAAGATTTTCCCCGTGTCTGGTGAATGTGTTTGGGGGTTTATACTTAGAGGGAAAATTTAGCAAAATCAAGCTTGGGAGCCTGTGATTTAAACTTGGGCATCTCTATGTATGAGCCTTCCATTACTGAATTGAATGAACTTACAATGTCCCTGCCCTTGGGTTTGACAGGTGGTGATGGTAAAGACAAGAACTAGCAAAACAAGATGAGCTTAAAGGATAGTAGGACGGAATGAAGAACGTAGCACTTAGGGAGGTTTAAGAAATCCCAGGCCTAGTTTGGAGTGGGACTAGTGTTGAAAGAAAAGTGATGTAGGTACAGCAACGAACCTGGGCATAGTCATCTAACTCTACCATTactactctctccttcagaggcTGAGGATTCTTCTCAACTCAGATGGCATCATGTTTCTTTCTAAGGCCTCAAGCATTATTGAACTCTGAATTGTATGACTTATAAATGGACTTGTGAAGTTTCTGAAATCCCTTCCCTAAGCAAATGGCCAAAGGGCTACTGGTAACCTATGCACTTTGGGCAATAGGGGGCCCTGTTGGGCTCCATCATCTATACCTGGGGCGTGATAGCCATGCCTTGTTGTGGATGCTTACCTTGGGAGGTGGTGGGTTGGGTTGGCTCTTGGAGTTCTGGAAGCTCCCCAGCTTTGTGGCACAAGCCAATCAAGTCCGAGGGCAAAGGAAGAACCAAGAAGAACTGATACCCAGTCTAAGCCCATTACGCTTTGTTGCCCAGATACTGGTGGGCATCTATTTTGGTTTTGTGGCCCTGATTGGCCTCTCCTTCATGACCAGCTTCTATATTGTGGGTCTTCCATTAGCTATTGGTTTAGGTGTATTATTAGTGGCCAGTGTGGGCAACCAGACTTCAGACTTTAAGAGCACTTTGGGGGCAGCCTTTTTGACCTCCCCTCTTTTCTATGGCCGCCCCATAGCCATTCTGCCCATTAGCCTGGCTGCCAGCATCACAGCACAGAGACATCGCCGCTACAAGGCCCCTTTGGGGGCTGAAACTCTTACTCTTCGGCTCTACCGCCTGGGACTTGCTTACCTGGCTTTCACGGGCCCGGTAGCCTACAACATCTTCTGCAACATGGCTGCCACTCTCCAGTGTGTGACAGAGACCCTTGGCTCCTTCTTGTATTGGTTTACCTTCTTCCCTGTGTTCAACCGCATCATGGAGTCTATCCTTATCCTACCTTACCAGGTCTGGCTTCTGGTGGGGAATCCTGGTTTTGGCAGCCCCTCCTTCCAGGATTGGGAGAAGCTGTTTGAGTTTGTCAGAAGCTTTCAGGATGAGAAACAGCAGCTAGCTTACCAAGTAagtttttgtaggttttgttttttaatttgcctGAGCTTGTTTCAAAGCAAGGACTTGGGTTAGTTACTGGCCTTTTTGGAGTTGATTATTCTTACATGGCAGTGTTGTGCTCAATCTGCCAAAACcagtttagcaaacatttattaagcacctactatgtgcaaagcactacaaagagaggaaataaaacatgtacacagataataaaaaaaaaacacaaggtaatttgagaagggaaagatcACTAATAATCTGAGAGGAGATCCAGAAGACTTCAGAGTGGAGGCGACATCTGAGTTAAGCCTTGAAGGATGACAAAGTTTCTGAGAAGCTAAGATGATGAAGGAATGCATTCCTGAAATGGGGTAGAGCTTATTGTGAAGAAACCACAGAAGGTGTACCCAAGGAGGAATCTAGTTGAGCTTAGCTCCCGGGAGGGAAGGGTGATCAACTGAGTCTCCCCATCCATTGAATGAAGCTACAGGGTGGGTTAGGCAGGTAACAGATACAGTGAGGTGTTAAGGTTTTGCTCAATAACTTTGAATGGTTATATTGATAGCTTGTAAAGGGCACAAAACATGGAGGGGTTCACACTCTGAGTATATTCCCAGGCCATAAAGGCTGTAAAAGTAGAAGTGGCCCATTTGAATCTTGTAAAAGTTTTCAGACTTGCTGGTCCAGTGTAAAGAAGAGAGTGGTCCTTTAGGAGGAATGAAGAATTTCCACTATCAGCTTGATGGAATTATGGGACTGCTGTTTATTGGCTGAAGGATTAGCCATCCCCTTGACAGCCTTAAATATATGCACAAGAGCAAGATTTGAGAAAAGTCAGTTTtggcaggagagaagagagactgagCTACGGAAGAGGGTCATAGCTCTCAAAGAGAAAGGATTCTATTCTTCCCTTATACCTCTTGTAGAAtgtggggtggagagaaggagatttctttctccttttctcatttATAGACAAGGGTGTATAATAGTGCAATTTACCCAGTAGGAGATGCAGAAATCAGGCCCCAAGAATCTAGCGGGAGAGTCAGGTTGATCTGTGGAGAGAAGTTAATTCTAGGAGCCCAGGAGGGTGGTGATCTTCCCAGAAGAAGCCCATTAGAGGAGAAAAGAGACCAGGGACCTGCAGTGCCAGTCAGAGGTGTGAGTTGTTTTGGCTGCCTATGTTTCCTACCTGTTTACCTCTCTACTAATGCACACTGTGTGTGTCCATCTTTTCCATTGAGATACTGTGTGCATTTGTGGTAGAATGTGCCTCAGGTTTATGGAGTGGGTGTAATGTTTTGTAGCTACCGATCTTGCGATTTATATTTCAGAAACTGTCTTTGTTATGAGCTAATTATGTCTTCTGGCCGACTATTAAAGGTAGAGGCATTGGTGGGGATTTGTGAGCTATAGTTTTATGAGTGCAGATCCCCAGAGGACCCTGAACCTGGGGTAGTCCCAGGGAACCTCAGCCTCTGAGTGAAAGTTGGGGGAGTAGGGGCATTATGAGGTTAAGCAATAAATCAATTACcacttatgaagcacctactatgtgccaggcactgtgctaggcactggggatataaaaagcggcaaaagatagtccttgctcttGAGCTTgcaatcttttgttttgttttgtttttaatttttctcaattacatataaagatattttttcagttccaaatttttctcccactttcccttccctccccccttccaaggccagcaagcaatttctttttctttttctttttcttttcttttcttttcttttcttttctttctttctttctttcttttttttttttttggtgaggcaattgaggttaagtgacttgcccagggtcacacagctagttaagtgttaagtgtctgaagctgtatttgaactcaggtcttcctgactggtgctctatccactgcgccacctagctgcccctcagcaagcaatttgatataggtaatacattactatcatgttaaacatatttccacatcaatcagaacaaaaggaaaagaatgcaagaaagaataaacaagaacaacaacaaaaaagcaacagcaaaagtgaaaatagtctgcttcagtttgtattcagactccatagttctttttctgaatgtggagagcattttccaccataagtcttttgtcattgtcttggatcattgtattgctgagaagagttaagcctatcacagctgatcatcacaaaatgttgttgatactgtatacaatgctctcttggttctgctcatttcacacagcatcaattcatgtaagcccttccaggtttttctgaaatccatctgcttatcatttcttatagcacaatagtattccattacattcatatactacaacttgtttagcccaattgatgggcatcccctcaatttccaattctttgctaccacaaaaagagcagctatgaatatttgtggacatgtgggtccttttccctttttaatgactgctgggtcaaagggtttgcacagttttaactgagcttacagtctaatggaggaaacagcatgcaaacagatatatacaaagcaaaccgAGTGGGTGATAAGGTAGTGAATGATTATTGGCTATAACTGACTccaagaatttggaattgaaagaaagagaaagagaataatagCTTAAGGTGATACagtataaatgggaaataattaacagaggtaTTCCTACACTGACTGTGTTTCCTTATATGAGGGAAGAACATCCCCCTTAACATCAGATTTGAGATTTTATTTTGGCTTTGATGATATCTCCctgacaaaatattttatatagtcctttaatatttgcaaagcactttatatattatgttctttaattcttttttggggggggcgttgtggggcaatgagggttaagtgacttggctagggtcacacagctagtaagtgtcaagtgtctgaggtcacatttgaattcaggtcctcctgacttcaggactggtgctctatccactgtgccacctagctgcccccatcttctttAATTCTTACAATAATTCTGAGAggtaagtactttttaaaaaactcatcttacagatgaggaaactgaggtgcagtagttgtgagtgacttgtctaggatcatacaTCCCATAAGTGTTCAAGTGGGGATTTGAGCACAGATATTTCTGACTCTATATATAGCCCTGGCATATGAATCACCTGGGGGTGATTTGATTCACAGCCAATTTTGGGGCACCCGAGCTAATCTTTGTACTTTTGAAAAGAGaagctagagagagaaagaaaaataagtttagaGGAGAAAGTTTATAGACATATAGATCCAGTTTTTTGGAGGCTTCTACATCATCGAGGATGATAGTTCCCTTAGGGGGAC
It encodes the following:
- the DNAJC22 gene encoding dnaJ homolog subfamily C member 22, which encodes MAKGLLVTYALWAIGGPVGLHHLYLGRDSHALLWMLTLGGGGLGWLLEFWKLPSFVAQANQVRGQRKNQEELIPSLSPLRFVAQILVGIYFGFVALIGLSFMTSFYIVGLPLAIGLGVLLVASVGNQTSDFKSTLGAAFLTSPLFYGRPIAILPISLAASITAQRHRRYKAPLGAETLTLRLYRLGLAYLAFTGPVAYNIFCNMAATLQCVTETLGSFLYWFTFFPVFNRIMESILILPYQVWLLVGNPGFGSPSFQDWEKLFEFVRSFQDEKQQLAYQVLGLSNGATSDEINRSYRELVKIWHPDHNRHQVEEAQRHFLEIQAAYEILSKSRKSRDS